One genomic segment of Nilaparvata lugens isolate BPH chromosome Y, ASM1435652v1, whole genome shotgun sequence includes these proteins:
- the LOC120355229 gene encoding uncharacterized protein LOC120355229, with amino-acid sequence MYSTSVEVFSSDRTWSRKVSCIIADKITPSLPPVGIDMSKLSLPTHIQLADPAFHLSQGIDLLLSVSVYASILTFGQIQISSDCILQGTKLGWVVWGAVLSTHSSQIEPSVHSNFISTCEISNQMEKFWKLEEVLPKDNLTAEHRKIEQHYLANVERASDGRFSVALPKKESFHTLGQSRFQALNRFHSLEKRLAANPELKEISSNVIISQPKISLVTCSTTSLFSDLSSKISSYHKLVRIAAYILRFIHNLKHCREPASQQSVELSVQEIQAAELRIIQDIQSDVFADDLKSLRQGKELPSNSSIKSLSPFIHTDNLLRVGGRLREADIPFDYKHQILLPAKHRFTRALIVSFHRRLQHAGVQVTMASI; translated from the exons ATGTATTCCACATCTGTGGAAGTGTTTTCTTCTGATCGCACATGGTCTAGAAAGGTCTCTTGCATTATTGCCGACAAAATTACACCCAGTCTTCCACCAGTGGGAATTGACATGTCAAAACTCAGTTTGCccactcacattcagcttgcTGATCCTGCTTTTCACCTTTCTCAGGGAATCGATCTTCTTTTGAGCGTTTCAGTCTATGCTTCCATATTGACATTcggtcaaattcaaatttcatctgaCTGCATTTTGCAAGGCACCAAACTAGGTTGGGTGGTTTGGGGTGCTGTCTTGTCCACGCACTCATCTCAGATAGAACCTTCTGTTCATTCCAACTTCATTTCTACTTGTGAGATTTCCAATCAGATGGAAAAATTTTGGAAGCTTGAAGAAGTTCTTCCTAAGGACAATCTAACAGCTGAGCACCGAAAGATTGAACAGCATTATCTTGCCAATGTCGAGCGTGCCTCAGACGGCAGATTTTCTGTGGCTCTTCCCAAAAAAGAGTCATTTCACACTCTAGGTCAATCTCGTTTCCAAGCTCTTAACCGTTTCCATTCACTGGAAAAAAGATTGGCTGCTAATCCTGAATTGAAG GAGATTTCATCGAATGTAATCATTTCACAGCCTAAAATCTCGCTTGTCACTTGTTCAACAACTTCATTGTTTTCAGATTTATCatcaaaaatttcatcatatcacAAATTAGTTCGCATTGCTGCTTACATTCTTcgtttcattcataatttgaagCATTGCCGTGAACCAGCATCTCAGCAATCTGTTGAACTGTCGGTTCAGGAAATTCAAGCTGCTGAATTGCGCATCATTCAAGACATTCAATCAGATGTTTTTGCCGACGATTTGAAATCTTTGCGTCAGGGTAAGGAGCTGCCCTCCAATAGTTCTATCAAGTCACTCTCTCCATTTATTCATACTGACAATCTTCTGAGAGTAGGTGGTCGTCTTCGGGAGGCAGATATTCCATTCGACTATAAACATCAAATCTTATTGCCAGCTAAACATAGGTTCACGCGTGCGCTCATTGTCTCATTTCATAGACGTCTTCAACATGCTGGCGTTCAGGTCACTATGGCCAGTATTTGA
- the LOC111059420 gene encoding LOW QUALITY PROTEIN: tachykinin-like peptides receptor 86C (The sequence of the model RefSeq protein was modified relative to this genomic sequence to represent the inferred CDS: inserted 1 base in 1 codon) gives MSETGEKAVDDEELVLLSNCTALLLAGRESQHHLLTNSSGDVLILSLKQFFSDPKNSELQNNFIECFLSRQDAPFQLYWWQKCFWICLFLPMLFVAVAGNIIVMWIVLAHRRMRTVTNYLLVNLSXADLLMSLLNCIFNFIFMVNSHWPFGAFYCTVNNFVANFTVADSVFTLVAISIDRF, from the exons ATGAGTGAGACAGGTGAGAAAGCAGTGGACGATGAGGAGCTTGTCCTGCTGAGCAACTGTACAGCGCTGCTGTTGGCAGGCCGCGAAAGCCAACATCATCTGCTGACCAACTCCAGCGGCGACGTCCTCATCCTATCACTCAAACAGTTCTTCAGCGATCCGAAAAACTCCGAACTGCAGAACAACTTCATCGAGTGCTTCCTCTCAAGACAGGACGCACCTTTTCAGCTCTACTGGTGGCAGAAATGCTTCTGGATTTGCCTCTTCCTGCCCATGCTATTTGTTGCTGTTGCAGGAAACATAATCGTCATGTGGATTGTTCTTG CGCATCGGAGAATGCGTACTGTCACCAATTATCTGTTGGTGAACCTGA TGGCTGATCTCCTAATGTCACTGCTGAACTgcattttcaactttattttcaTGGTGAATTCGCACTGGCCCTTCGGAGCGTTCTACTGCACTGTCAACAACTTTGTTGCCAACTTCACTGTGGCTGACTCAGTATTCACTCTGGTTGCCATTTCTATTGACAG ATTTTAG